One stretch of Cellulomonas wangsupingiae DNA includes these proteins:
- the folK gene encoding 2-amino-4-hydroxy-6-hydroxymethyldihydropteridine diphosphokinase: MNAQDDVHDEGGRRLDQIRLTGLSATGYHGVFAHERREGQTFVADVVVHLDTRRAAAGDDLAHTVDYGELAQLVVAVLGGEPVDLVETVAERIAATVLARPHVQAVDVAVHKPQAPITVPFGDVVVAIRRDRTKLPAAEPYRPPTGQVRRGDGRHPVTADQPGARSAPPLAEPPAPTPEPAQPVPVATAQAAPPVPARVSVADALSGGVPTTDAGRRAHDAGPDGAGAVLVGPAPTGAVPTGVMPAVPAGPAAEAWSAPHEEPSYSYDGPPTELMAPVVDVERTAPTSPAPEAARTELMAPVTDVVEGELVLDAFDEPPAHPVRAVLALGANLGPAQDTLRQAVADLAATPGLEVVAVSPLARTAAVGPEQPDYLNAVVLTRTTLAPRELLRAVQAVELRHGRERREHWGPRTLDIDVVVHGETLGVTDDLELPHPRAHQRAFVLQPWAQVDPEAVLPGLGGGPVALLAATAPDRDGVRWMALDWLTAPVPAANAEPDGAGEAHHP, translated from the coding sequence GTGAACGCGCAGGACGACGTGCACGACGAGGGTGGGCGGCGCTTGGACCAGATCCGCCTGACGGGGCTCAGCGCGACCGGGTACCACGGGGTGTTCGCCCACGAGCGCCGCGAGGGCCAGACGTTCGTCGCGGACGTCGTCGTCCACCTGGACACGCGGCGCGCCGCCGCGGGGGACGACCTCGCGCACACCGTCGACTACGGCGAGCTCGCCCAGCTGGTGGTCGCCGTGCTCGGTGGCGAGCCGGTCGACCTGGTCGAGACGGTCGCCGAGCGCATCGCCGCGACCGTGCTCGCGCGCCCGCACGTGCAGGCCGTCGACGTCGCGGTGCACAAGCCGCAGGCGCCCATCACCGTGCCGTTCGGCGACGTCGTGGTCGCCATCCGGCGCGACCGCACCAAGCTGCCCGCGGCGGAGCCGTACCGGCCGCCGACCGGCCAGGTGCGGCGCGGCGACGGGCGGCACCCGGTCACGGCGGACCAGCCCGGTGCGCGCTCGGCACCGCCGCTCGCCGAGCCGCCGGCCCCGACGCCCGAGCCCGCGCAGCCCGTGCCCGTGGCGACCGCGCAGGCCGCCCCGCCGGTGCCCGCGCGCGTCTCGGTGGCGGACGCCCTCTCGGGTGGTGTGCCGACGACGGACGCGGGACGCCGCGCGCACGACGCCGGGCCCGACGGGGCGGGTGCCGTCCTCGTCGGTCCCGCACCCACCGGTGCGGTCCCGACCGGCGTGATGCCCGCGGTCCCTGCCGGGCCCGCCGCCGAGGCGTGGTCGGCGCCGCACGAGGAGCCCTCGTACTCGTACGACGGCCCGCCGACCGAGCTGATGGCCCCGGTGGTCGACGTCGAGCGGACCGCGCCGACGTCGCCGGCACCGGAGGCCGCGCGGACCGAGCTCATGGCCCCGGTGACGGACGTCGTCGAGGGCGAGCTCGTCCTCGACGCCTTCGACGAGCCGCCGGCGCACCCGGTCCGTGCCGTGCTCGCGCTCGGCGCCAACCTGGGCCCCGCCCAGGACACGCTGCGCCAGGCCGTGGCGGACCTCGCGGCCACGCCCGGCCTGGAGGTCGTGGCCGTCTCGCCCCTGGCCCGCACCGCCGCGGTCGGCCCGGAGCAGCCCGACTACCTCAACGCCGTCGTCCTGACGCGCACGACCCTCGCCCCGCGCGAGCTGCTGCGGGCCGTGCAGGCCGTCGAGCTGCGCCACGGGCGGGAGCGGCGCGAGCACTGGGGCCCGCGGACGCTCGACATCGACGTCGTGGTCCACGGGGAGACGCTGGGGGTGACCGACGACCTCGAGCTGCCGCACCCGCGCGCGCACCAGCGCGCGTTCGTGCTGCAGCCGTGGGCGCAGGTCGACCCCGAGGCGGTCCTCCCGGGGCTCGGCGGCGGCCCCGTCGCGCTGCTCGCCGCCACGGCACCCGACCGTGACGGCGTGCGGTGGATGGCGCTGGACTGGCTCACCGCACCCGTGCCCGCCGCGAACGCCGAGCCGGACGGCGCGGGCGAGGCGCACCACCCGTGA
- a CDS encoding DUF3180 domain-containing protein gives MSATRLRTLVLLAAGVTAVTWWVMRMVVGRGAAIPPDVPRLVVAVELVIAGVVLAMGWAVRQYQRGKHPTLDPVRAARTAVLAKASCYTGALLTGWYGGQALSLLTDADVPGNPARATAAGIAVLGAVALAVVGLVVEHWCRIPPPDADEPTLAGASEPDPSAG, from the coding sequence GTGAGCGCGACCCGCCTGCGCACGCTCGTGCTGCTCGCGGCGGGCGTGACCGCGGTCACCTGGTGGGTGATGCGGATGGTCGTCGGCCGCGGCGCCGCGATCCCGCCCGACGTGCCGCGGCTCGTCGTCGCCGTCGAGCTGGTGATCGCCGGCGTGGTGCTCGCCATGGGCTGGGCGGTGCGGCAGTACCAGCGGGGCAAGCACCCCACGCTCGACCCGGTCCGCGCCGCGCGGACGGCGGTGCTGGCCAAGGCGTCGTGCTACACCGGTGCGCTGCTCACGGGGTGGTACGGCGGCCAGGCGCTGTCCCTGCTGACCGACGCGGACGTGCCGGGCAACCCGGCACGGGCCACGGCGGCCGGCATCGCGGTGCTGGGGGCCGTGGCCCTGGCGGTCGTCGGGCTCGTCGTCGAGCACTGGTGCCGCATCCCACCACCGGACGCCGACGAGCCGACGCTCGCCGGCGCCTCCGAGCCGGACCCGTCGGCGGGCTGA
- a CDS encoding PH domain-containing protein, protein MTTNPDGHGAAPAADPFDLHDVAWTAVSPRLTTARLVVLGIWAVVLLVPTVLVAALVGVAWVWVVPGVLAVVLAWAGLLVPRQVRALRYAERADDLLIRRGIMLRQLVVVPYGRMQYVDVSSGPLARRFGIATVQLHTAAPGTDATIPGLPPTEAARLRDRLASRGEARLAGL, encoded by the coding sequence ATGACCACGAACCCCGACGGGCACGGCGCGGCGCCGGCTGCCGACCCGTTCGACCTGCACGACGTCGCCTGGACCGCGGTCTCGCCGCGCCTGACGACGGCCCGGCTGGTGGTCCTCGGGATCTGGGCGGTCGTGCTGCTGGTCCCGACGGTGCTGGTCGCGGCCCTGGTCGGCGTCGCGTGGGTCTGGGTGGTGCCCGGTGTCCTCGCCGTGGTGCTCGCCTGGGCGGGTCTGCTGGTGCCGCGGCAGGTCCGCGCGCTGCGGTACGCCGAGCGTGCCGACGACCTGCTGATCCGCCGCGGCATCATGCTGCGCCAGCTCGTCGTCGTCCCCTACGGCCGCATGCAGTACGTCGACGTGAGCTCGGGGCCCCTGGCGCGCCGGTTCGGCATCGCCACCGTGCAGCTGCACACCGCCGCGCCCGGCACCGACGCCACCATCCCGGGCCTCCCGCCGACCGAGGCGGCGCGGCTGCGCGACCGGCTCGCGTCGCGCGGTGAGGCTCGGCTGGCGGGACTGTGA
- a CDS encoding PH domain-containing protein, which translates to MSTALRPVPDAAGEEGYDWRRLHPVTPALRGWKALVAFVAVVGYQMSDSLRGVADALGPGRAWLIVVGVIVLVGVVGFVYSALAWRVMRYAVTDEAVHLRTGLLFRQQRQARLDRLQAVDVVQPLLARLLGLAQLNLEVAGGTGSAVQLAFLRESEATALRTQILALAAGLGPRRAPAAGDPDVATAGLPPDGTAPDAPGTVTAPAAPLYEAAPERQVYELPMPRLIGSILRSVPPWFLLVVVVGVVVGSILSGDVGGMFVLVPAVVGAGGYVWGRINTGATFRAAVSPDGIRLRHGLTETRTQTVPPGRVQAVSISQGPLWRGADWWKVEINVAGYGAESATESVLHPVATRAEAAVALWLVLPDLGVDDPRAVLDAALGGVDEDGGFTAAPYRARWVDPLSRRRHGVLVTRTALLMRSGRWWRTVVVVPHERTQSLALRQGPLQRRLALASFVAHSTPGPVTPTVEHLDQHVAAALLEEQSRRAREARAVAGPELWMRTAEADLGAAGHVAGAHPPRDADVPPGAAAQPSEPRP; encoded by the coding sequence GTGAGCACCGCCCTGCGGCCCGTGCCCGACGCCGCGGGCGAGGAGGGGTACGACTGGCGCCGCCTGCACCCCGTGACGCCCGCGCTGCGCGGGTGGAAGGCGCTGGTGGCGTTCGTCGCGGTCGTCGGGTACCAGATGTCCGACTCGCTGCGCGGCGTGGCCGACGCCCTGGGCCCGGGACGGGCCTGGCTGATCGTGGTCGGCGTCATCGTCCTCGTGGGTGTCGTGGGCTTCGTGTACTCCGCGCTCGCGTGGCGCGTCATGCGGTACGCGGTCACGGACGAGGCGGTGCACCTGCGCACGGGCCTGCTGTTCCGGCAGCAGCGCCAGGCGCGGCTCGACCGGCTGCAGGCCGTCGACGTCGTGCAGCCGCTGCTGGCCCGGCTGCTCGGCCTGGCCCAGCTCAACCTCGAGGTCGCGGGCGGGACGGGTTCCGCCGTGCAGCTGGCGTTCCTGCGGGAGTCCGAGGCCACCGCGCTGCGCACGCAGATCCTCGCGCTCGCGGCCGGGCTGGGCCCGCGGCGGGCGCCCGCGGCCGGTGACCCGGACGTCGCGACGGCCGGCCTCCCGCCGGACGGGACGGCGCCCGACGCACCGGGCACCGTCACCGCCCCGGCGGCGCCGCTCTACGAGGCGGCGCCCGAGCGGCAGGTGTACGAGCTGCCGATGCCGCGGCTCATCGGGTCCATCCTGCGCTCGGTGCCGCCGTGGTTCCTGCTCGTCGTCGTGGTCGGGGTCGTCGTCGGCAGCATCCTCTCCGGCGACGTCGGCGGCATGTTCGTCCTCGTGCCGGCCGTGGTCGGCGCGGGCGGGTACGTGTGGGGCCGCATCAACACCGGCGCCACGTTCCGCGCCGCGGTGTCCCCGGACGGCATCCGGCTGCGCCACGGACTGACCGAGACGCGCACGCAGACCGTCCCGCCGGGGCGCGTGCAGGCCGTGTCGATCAGCCAGGGCCCGCTGTGGCGGGGGGCGGACTGGTGGAAGGTCGAGATCAACGTCGCCGGCTACGGCGCGGAGTCCGCGACGGAGTCCGTGCTGCACCCCGTGGCGACGCGCGCCGAGGCGGCGGTGGCGCTGTGGCTGGTGCTGCCGGACCTCGGTGTCGACGACCCGCGGGCCGTGCTCGACGCCGCGCTGGGCGGCGTCGACGAGGACGGCGGCTTCACCGCTGCCCCGTACCGCGCGCGCTGGGTCGACCCGCTGAGCCGGCGCCGGCACGGCGTGCTCGTGACCCGCACGGCGCTGCTCATGCGCTCGGGGCGGTGGTGGCGCACCGTGGTCGTCGTGCCGCACGAGCGGACCCAGAGCCTGGCGCTGCGGCAGGGGCCGCTGCAGCGGCGGCTGGCGCTCGCGTCGTTCGTCGCGCACTCCACGCCCGGGCCGGTGACGCCGACCGTCGAGCACCTCGACCAGCACGTCGCCGCGGCGCTCCTCGAGGAGCAGTCGCGCCGGGCGCGCGAGGCACGTGCCGTCGCCGGGCCGGAGCTGTGGATGCGGACCGCGGAGGCGGACCTCGGTGCCGCCGGCCACGTCGCCGGCGCGCACCCGCCGCGGGACGCGGACGTGCCCCCGGGTGCGGCTGCGCAGCCGTCGGAGCCGCGACCGTGA